A genomic region of Anopheles coustani chromosome 3, idAnoCousDA_361_x.2, whole genome shotgun sequence contains the following coding sequences:
- the LOC131258481 gene encoding protein couch potato-like, with protein sequence MLMHGDATDGHIHVRTLFVSGLPMDAKPRELYLLFRAYEGYEGSLLKVTSKNGKTASPVGFVTFNTRAGAEAAKQDLQQGVRFDPDMPQTIRLEFAKSNTKVSKPKPQPNTAATAAHPALMHPLTAGHLGTPFFPGGPELWHHPLAFSAAAAELPSAAALQHATLVHPALHPQVPVRSYL encoded by the exons GTTCGCACGCTGTTCGTCAGCGGGCTACCGATGGATGCGAAGCCACGCGAGCTCTATCTCCTCTTCAGAGCCTACGAAGGCTACGAAGGATCGCTGCTGAAGGTTACCAGCAAAAATGGAAAGACGGCCTCG CCGGTCGGATTCGTAACGTTCAACACCCGCGCCGGAGCGGAGGCCGCCAAGCAGGATCTACAG CAAGGTGTACGCTTCGATCCCGATATGCCCCAAACAATACGCTTGGAATTCGCCAAGAGTAACACTAAAGTCAGCAAACCAAAACCACAACCTAATACAGCGGCCACAGCTGCACATCCTGCATTGATGCACCCACTTACTGCTGGAC ACTTAGGTACTCCGTTTTTTCCTGGCGGCCCGGAACTATGGCATCACCCGCTAGCCTTCTCGGCGGCGGCCGCTGAGCTGCCGAGTGCAGCCGCCCTGCAGCACGCCACGCTCGTCCATCCGGCCCTGCATCCCCAGGTGCCGGTCCGGTCCTACCTCTGA